TTCTTCGACCCCTTCGACCTTGGCGCTGGGATTCACCAATGAGTAGAAATAAAACAGACCGGGATCGGCCTGCAACAGGCTATACTCGGCGCCGACGGCCAATGAATTCTTCTGCTCGTAGACCAAGCTCTGATAGAGGCGGGAGCTTTTTCCGTGTGACAGGATCGATTCGAGGATGTCGAGCGCATACGAGTCCTCGTTCGAATAGTTGGGGACGCGAAACCCCAGCATGACAAACGGTACCTGGGCTTCGCGCTTCAAGAGAAAGCGGCGTTCCCCTCGCTGTTCCGGTTCCGGCGGCAGGGCTTGCTTGGGTGAGGGACCTCTGGGAATCGGCTCAAACAGACGTTTAATCGTCGGAAGGAGAGTTTCGGCCTTGATATCACCCACGATCACGAGAGTCGCGTTGTTGGGAGAGTAAAAGGTGTCGTAGTGGCGTTGCAAGTCTTCGAGGGACATCGCATCGAGATCGGCGAACCATCCGATGACGGGCCAATGGTAGGGATGGCTGAAGAAGGCCTGAGCAAACAACGCTTCAACCAGCGCACCCTGCGGGTCATCCTCGGATCTGAGACGACGTTCTTCTTTCACGACGTCGCGCTCGGTCTGAAATTCGTTGTTGTCCAGAATGAGGCCCTGCATCCGATCGGCCTCCAGTTCGAGGACCAATCCGACACGATCCGCCGCCACATTCTCAAAATAGGCGGTAAAGTCTTGTCCGGTAAATGCGTTGTCGATTCCACCGTTCTTTCTGACGATCCGGGAGAACGAGCCTTTCGGATAGCGTGCCGTACCCTTGAACATCATGTGCTCGAGCATGTGTGAAAGTCCGGCTCGTCCCATGACCTCGTTTCGCGAACCGACTTTGTACCACACCTGCACCGTGGCTACCGGAGCCTTGGGAACCTCGACCAGCAGGACTTTCATGCCGTTTGCGAGGATGTACTCGCTCGGCTCTGCTCCCAGCGAGACCGAGACGGCACCAACGACGAGAAGCGTCGTCAGGATGTGGATGTGCCAATGAGACTGCATAGTCCGCATGATCATGATGAAGGTAGAACTCGTCATGCTAGCAACGAGATTCGATAGGTGTCAAGGAAGGTCGATTGCTGGAGAGTTCTCCAAGCTGTCCGCAGGCGCCGAGAACGTCCCGTCCTCGGCTTTTTCGAACAAACGCATCGAGGTCGGCGTCGCGGAGGATGGATTGAAATCGAAGAATCGCCTGTTCGGACGGGCGATGAAAAGGGCTGCCCGGAAATTCATTGAACGGAATCAAATTGACCTTGCATCGCATGCCTCTCACCAGTTGCACCAGGCGGCGAGCATCAGCCGCATGATCGTTTACACCGGCGAGCAATACATATTCGAAGGTCAGCTGTTGGTGAGAGGCGAGGGGATAGCGGCGACAGGCTGCCAGAAGTGACCTCAATGAAGCGATTTCGCTGGCAGCAGGCATCAGCGCCCGACGCTGTTCTTCGGTGGTGGCATTGAGCGAGATGGCGAGGTTCACGCCGAGCGTCGCGACGGCCGTCAGGCGGGACGCCAACCCCGCCGTCGACACCGTCACGCGCCTACGTGACCACCCAAGACCCCACGCTTTGCTGGTCAGCGCGGTCACGGCGGCCTTGAGACTGTCTAAATTGGCCAGGGGTTCTCCCATCCCCATGAACACGAGGTTCGTAATGTGTTCATCGGACCTCAGCACATCTTGCGCGGTGAGGATCTGATCGATGATTTCGTGAAGCTTGAGGTTGCGTTTAAGCCCCATGCGCCCGGTCAGGCAGAAGCCGCAATCCAACATACAACCCACCTGAGTTGACACACAGAGCGTCAGCCGCTCTTCATCCGGGATCAGCACGGCTTCGATTGACATGCCGTCGTCGAGGGGCAGCAGCAACTTGCGCGTTCCGTCCCGTGAGGTCAGGACCTTGACATGGGATGAACGTCCGATCGTGGCCGATTGAGAAAGCGTCATGCGATCATGCATAGGGAGATCGGTCATATCGGTGATGGTTCGTAGGCGTCGTTGATAGATCCAGCGCAAAATTTGCTTTGCACGATAGTCCGGCCAGCGCTGCGCACGGACAAACTTCACCATCTGTGGTTCGGTAAGACTCAGGAGCGTTGTCGCGATAGCGGGAGGGCTCATTGACAAGCCTGCAGTATCATATTTCAAACCATGAAGGCTACCATAGCTGAAGTCATACCGTTTATGGCCCTACCCATCATCGGGTCCTGAAACTTCTTCCATTGCTGGCCGCTCTGTATATAATGAACAGGGCGGGCGTCGGCAGGCTGTCATGAAAACCTGTAACAAGTGTCGTTCCATCGGTGGTTGCGCGCTGACGGTTGCGTCAGGTCTGGCACTCGTGCTCGGGTGTTTTCTCTCCAGCGACGGCTATACGGCGCAAGTTGAGATGTCCGAACAATCGACGGCCAATGGTTGTACGACTGCGGAAGATTGTTTCGCGGCGGCGGCCTGGCCGAAGGAGCGCCTGGGTCACGCTTTGACGAAAGATCAAGTGGTGGCGCTCAAGCTGGAACGTCTCCGCACGGTCATGGAGGGATTTCCCGCCACGCAGTGGGCCAAGCGTGCCGGGCTGCTGTCTGGGGTGATTTTGATCGATCGAAATCCCGCCGGGGCTTTGCCATACCTTCGGGCAGCCCAGAGAGACTTTCTCGTACTCGATGATTATATTCGCTTCTGGATCGGAGAGGCTTTGCTGCGCTCCGGGGATGCCAAGGAGGCGGCCGGCATGTTTGAAGGGGTGTCGCAAGCGGTCCCAGATTCCAATCTTCTCAATCAGGTGGCGCTCCGTGCCGGAGAAGCGTGGTATCAGGCGTCCAGCTGTCCAGAGGCGGTGTCCTGGTTCGTCAAGGCCGTCAATGTCAATGATAAGGACGCGCAGATCCCTCAGGCCTGGTTGCGGTTGGCGTCTTGTTATCTTCGAGAGAGTCAATTGACGGAGGGACGAGAAACGCTGAAGCAGCTTTGGACGAAGTTTCCGCAGACAAAGGAAGCCAAGGAAGCCGAGACTCTGCTTAGGAGCAATATCGGTGGTGTGCCGTGGACTGTGATGCCCGACATGCATTATGAGCGTGCCCAGGCCTTCTTAGGGCAATCGCTCCATGCCGAAGCAATCGAGGAACTGAAAAAGTTCATGGCGCAAGACCCGTCCTCTCCACAGCGTATGGA
This region of Nitrospira sp. genomic DNA includes:
- the rlmN gene encoding 23S rRNA (adenine(2503)-C(2))-methyltransferase RlmN; translated protein: MSPPAIATTLLSLTEPQMVKFVRAQRWPDYRAKQILRWIYQRRLRTITDMTDLPMHDRMTLSQSATIGRSSHVKVLTSRDGTRKLLLPLDDGMSIEAVLIPDEERLTLCVSTQVGCMLDCGFCLTGRMGLKRNLKLHEIIDQILTAQDVLRSDEHITNLVFMGMGEPLANLDSLKAAVTALTSKAWGLGWSRRRVTVSTAGLASRLTAVATLGVNLAISLNATTEEQRRALMPAASEIASLRSLLAACRRYPLASHQQLTFEYVLLAGVNDHAADARRLVQLVRGMRCKVNLIPFNEFPGSPFHRPSEQAILRFQSILRDADLDAFVRKSRGRDVLGACGQLGELSSNRPSLTPIESRC
- a CDS encoding pitrilysin family protein translates to MTSSTFIMIMRTMQSHWHIHILTTLLVVGAVSVSLGAEPSEYILANGMKVLLVEVPKAPVATVQVWYKVGSRNEVMGRAGLSHMLEHMMFKGTARYPKGSFSRIVRKNGGIDNAFTGQDFTAYFENVAADRVGLVLELEADRMQGLILDNNEFQTERDVVKEERRLRSEDDPQGALVEALFAQAFFSHPYHWPVIGWFADLDAMSLEDLQRHYDTFYSPNNATLVIVGDIKAETLLPTIKRLFEPIPRGPSPKQALPPEPEQRGERRFLLKREAQVPFVMLGFRVPNYSNEDSYALDILESILSHGKSSRLYQSLVYEQKNSLAVGAEYSLLQADPGLFYFYSLVNPSAKVEGVEEAIHREIVRLQNEPPSEQELQRAKNQVEAARIFEQDSNFRHAMLIGQAESVGAGWRRIDQFVERIRAVTVKDIQRVAKQYLTPDNRTVGILIPLPPPSPDSAPTAGHDGKS